In Tubulanus polymorphus chromosome 2, tnTubPoly1.2, whole genome shotgun sequence, a single window of DNA contains:
- the LOC141899679 gene encoding target of EGR1 protein 1-like isoform X1 — MSSANFHEVPVVDVTRDNIVEIWPSLQFSLQQAMFVALDLEMSGIGNRKTLMAKSIDDRYRGLCETARTRSILSIGLSCFCHNTSSDTENISDANLALKFTVHTYNITVLCEDNYTVEPLSLTFLVEHGFDFNKQYMKGVYYHREDKAEKKKDTSKPCLRRLFQQLITNEVPIVFHNALVDLVFLYQNLYTQLPANLSQFTADLSEMFPSGIYDTKFVTEFMERTPASYLEYIFRKRQKDNLEQCLMKEKHILIDFPKYPASCDYVEQRGCSLDSEQNQNVKLCECFSNHGWCALGKNCPNSHDVDAILRKEDVALVNKQRKRNRRKRARPGSESTIGECATVEERVASVTVNDNSNNAGLTGDCSQESSDIDIPQNGEQVQSNVVTKSRCEGHRAGFDAFMTGFTMGTFIAKYGKSVSDNPIKLSDFGIQELVNRIYLSGKDYALQIKKSDFSKPSKGHRIKIQMLKGEIT; from the exons ATGTCAAGTGCCAATTTTCACGAAGTCCCTGTAGTTGATGTAACAAGGGACaatattgttgaaatatgGCCGTCTTTACAATTCTCTCTTCAGCAAGCTATGTTTGTTGCTCTGGATTTG GAAATGAGTGGAATTGGAAATCGAAAGACACTGATGGCTAA ATCTATTGATGATAGGTATAGAGGATTGTGTGAAACTGCTAGAACGAGATCAATTCTGTCGATCGGTCTGTCATGTTTCTGCCACAACACTAGTTCCGATACAGAAAATATCTCCGATGCAAATCTAGCTCTGAAATTCACCGTTCACACTTACAACATTACGGTATTGTGTGAAGATAACTATACAGTTGAGCCTTTgtcattgacatttttggttgagcatggatttgattttaacaaaCAATATATGAAAGGTGTCTATTATCATCGAGAAGATAAG GCTGAGAAGAAGAAGGACACTAGTAAACCGTGCTTAAGGAGGCTATTTCAACAGTTGATAACCAACGAAGTACCTATAGTATTCCACAATGCTTTGGTAGATTTGGTATTTTTGTATCAGAACCTATACACGCAGTTACCAGCGAATCTATCTCAGTTCACTGCTGACTTAAGTGAAATGTTCCCTAGTGGAATTTACGATACCAAATTCGTAACAGAATTCATGGAAAGGACACCTGCCTCATACCTCGAGTACATATTTCGGAAAAG ACAAAAAGACAATCTTGAACAGTGTTTGATGAAGGAAAAGCATATCCTGATAGACTTTCCTAAATATCCAGCTAGTTGTGATTATGTTGAACAAAGGGGATGTTCTCTTGATTCAGAACAGAACCAGAATGTTAAACTGTGTGAATGTTTTTCG AATCATGGATGGTGTGCATTGGGAAAGAATTGTCCTAATTCGCATGACGTCGATGCCATTTTACGAAAAGAAGACGTAGCACTGGTAAACAAACAGCGTAAACGAAATCGACGGAAGCGCGCACGGCCGGGTAGTGAATCAACGATAGGAGAGTGCGCCACTGTTGAAGAACGTGTGGCCTCCGTGACAGTGAATGACAACTCGAATAATGCTGGGCTTACTGGCGATTGCTCCCAGGAGTCTTCAGATATTGATATACCACAAAATG GTGAACAAGTACAGAGCAATGTTGTAACTAAATCAAGATGTGAAGGTCATCGAGCTGGATTTGATGCATTTATGACAGGATTCACAATGGGAACTTTCATAGCCAAGTATGGAAAGTCCGTTTCGGATAATCCGATAAAGCTTAGCGACTTCGGAATACAGGAATTAGTGAATCGGATTTATCTTAGTGGAAAGGACTATGCCCTTCAAATCAAGAAGAGTGATTTCTCAAAACCGTCAAAAGGACATAGAATTAAGATTCAAATGTTAAAAGGAGAAATTACttaa
- the LOC141899679 gene encoding target of EGR1 protein 1-like isoform X2 produces the protein MSSANFHEVPVVDVTRDNIVEIWPSLQFSLQQAMFVALDLEMSGIGNRKTLMAKSIDDRYRGLCETARTRSILSIGLSCFCHNTSSDTENISDANLALKFTVHTYNITVLCEDNYTVEPLSLTFLVEHGFDFNKQYMKGVYYHREDKKKKDTSKPCLRRLFQQLITNEVPIVFHNALVDLVFLYQNLYTQLPANLSQFTADLSEMFPSGIYDTKFVTEFMERTPASYLEYIFRKRQKDNLEQCLMKEKHILIDFPKYPASCDYVEQRGCSLDSEQNQNVKLCECFSNHGWCALGKNCPNSHDVDAILRKEDVALVNKQRKRNRRKRARPGSESTIGECATVEERVASVTVNDNSNNAGLTGDCSQESSDIDIPQNGEQVQSNVVTKSRCEGHRAGFDAFMTGFTMGTFIAKYGKSVSDNPIKLSDFGIQELVNRIYLSGKDYALQIKKSDFSKPSKGHRIKIQMLKGEIT, from the exons ATGTCAAGTGCCAATTTTCACGAAGTCCCTGTAGTTGATGTAACAAGGGACaatattgttgaaatatgGCCGTCTTTACAATTCTCTCTTCAGCAAGCTATGTTTGTTGCTCTGGATTTG GAAATGAGTGGAATTGGAAATCGAAAGACACTGATGGCTAA ATCTATTGATGATAGGTATAGAGGATTGTGTGAAACTGCTAGAACGAGATCAATTCTGTCGATCGGTCTGTCATGTTTCTGCCACAACACTAGTTCCGATACAGAAAATATCTCCGATGCAAATCTAGCTCTGAAATTCACCGTTCACACTTACAACATTACGGTATTGTGTGAAGATAACTATACAGTTGAGCCTTTgtcattgacatttttggttgagcatggatttgattttaacaaaCAATATATGAAAGGTGTCTATTATCATCGAGAAGATAAG AAGAAGAAGGACACTAGTAAACCGTGCTTAAGGAGGCTATTTCAACAGTTGATAACCAACGAAGTACCTATAGTATTCCACAATGCTTTGGTAGATTTGGTATTTTTGTATCAGAACCTATACACGCAGTTACCAGCGAATCTATCTCAGTTCACTGCTGACTTAAGTGAAATGTTCCCTAGTGGAATTTACGATACCAAATTCGTAACAGAATTCATGGAAAGGACACCTGCCTCATACCTCGAGTACATATTTCGGAAAAG ACAAAAAGACAATCTTGAACAGTGTTTGATGAAGGAAAAGCATATCCTGATAGACTTTCCTAAATATCCAGCTAGTTGTGATTATGTTGAACAAAGGGGATGTTCTCTTGATTCAGAACAGAACCAGAATGTTAAACTGTGTGAATGTTTTTCG AATCATGGATGGTGTGCATTGGGAAAGAATTGTCCTAATTCGCATGACGTCGATGCCATTTTACGAAAAGAAGACGTAGCACTGGTAAACAAACAGCGTAAACGAAATCGACGGAAGCGCGCACGGCCGGGTAGTGAATCAACGATAGGAGAGTGCGCCACTGTTGAAGAACGTGTGGCCTCCGTGACAGTGAATGACAACTCGAATAATGCTGGGCTTACTGGCGATTGCTCCCAGGAGTCTTCAGATATTGATATACCACAAAATG GTGAACAAGTACAGAGCAATGTTGTAACTAAATCAAGATGTGAAGGTCATCGAGCTGGATTTGATGCATTTATGACAGGATTCACAATGGGAACTTTCATAGCCAAGTATGGAAAGTCCGTTTCGGATAATCCGATAAAGCTTAGCGACTTCGGAATACAGGAATTAGTGAATCGGATTTATCTTAGTGGAAAGGACTATGCCCTTCAAATCAAGAAGAGTGATTTCTCAAAACCGTCAAAAGGACATAGAATTAAGATTCAAATGTTAAAAGGAGAAATTACttaa
- the LOC141899679 gene encoding target of EGR1 protein 1-like isoform X3 has protein sequence MFVALDLEMSGIGNRKTLMAKSIDDRYRGLCETARTRSILSIGLSCFCHNTSSDTENISDANLALKFTVHTYNITVLCEDNYTVEPLSLTFLVEHGFDFNKQYMKGVYYHREDKAEKKKDTSKPCLRRLFQQLITNEVPIVFHNALVDLVFLYQNLYTQLPANLSQFTADLSEMFPSGIYDTKFVTEFMERTPASYLEYIFRKRQKDNLEQCLMKEKHILIDFPKYPASCDYVEQRGCSLDSEQNQNVKLCECFSNHGWCALGKNCPNSHDVDAILRKEDVALVNKQRKRNRRKRARPGSESTIGECATVEERVASVTVNDNSNNAGLTGDCSQESSDIDIPQNGEQVQSNVVTKSRCEGHRAGFDAFMTGFTMGTFIAKYGKSVSDNPIKLSDFGIQELVNRIYLSGKDYALQIKKSDFSKPSKGHRIKIQMLKGEIT, from the exons ATGTTTGTTGCTCTGGATTTG GAAATGAGTGGAATTGGAAATCGAAAGACACTGATGGCTAA ATCTATTGATGATAGGTATAGAGGATTGTGTGAAACTGCTAGAACGAGATCAATTCTGTCGATCGGTCTGTCATGTTTCTGCCACAACACTAGTTCCGATACAGAAAATATCTCCGATGCAAATCTAGCTCTGAAATTCACCGTTCACACTTACAACATTACGGTATTGTGTGAAGATAACTATACAGTTGAGCCTTTgtcattgacatttttggttgagcatggatttgattttaacaaaCAATATATGAAAGGTGTCTATTATCATCGAGAAGATAAG GCTGAGAAGAAGAAGGACACTAGTAAACCGTGCTTAAGGAGGCTATTTCAACAGTTGATAACCAACGAAGTACCTATAGTATTCCACAATGCTTTGGTAGATTTGGTATTTTTGTATCAGAACCTATACACGCAGTTACCAGCGAATCTATCTCAGTTCACTGCTGACTTAAGTGAAATGTTCCCTAGTGGAATTTACGATACCAAATTCGTAACAGAATTCATGGAAAGGACACCTGCCTCATACCTCGAGTACATATTTCGGAAAAG ACAAAAAGACAATCTTGAACAGTGTTTGATGAAGGAAAAGCATATCCTGATAGACTTTCCTAAATATCCAGCTAGTTGTGATTATGTTGAACAAAGGGGATGTTCTCTTGATTCAGAACAGAACCAGAATGTTAAACTGTGTGAATGTTTTTCG AATCATGGATGGTGTGCATTGGGAAAGAATTGTCCTAATTCGCATGACGTCGATGCCATTTTACGAAAAGAAGACGTAGCACTGGTAAACAAACAGCGTAAACGAAATCGACGGAAGCGCGCACGGCCGGGTAGTGAATCAACGATAGGAGAGTGCGCCACTGTTGAAGAACGTGTGGCCTCCGTGACAGTGAATGACAACTCGAATAATGCTGGGCTTACTGGCGATTGCTCCCAGGAGTCTTCAGATATTGATATACCACAAAATG GTGAACAAGTACAGAGCAATGTTGTAACTAAATCAAGATGTGAAGGTCATCGAGCTGGATTTGATGCATTTATGACAGGATTCACAATGGGAACTTTCATAGCCAAGTATGGAAAGTCCGTTTCGGATAATCCGATAAAGCTTAGCGACTTCGGAATACAGGAATTAGTGAATCGGATTTATCTTAGTGGAAAGGACTATGCCCTTCAAATCAAGAAGAGTGATTTCTCAAAACCGTCAAAAGGACATAGAATTAAGATTCAAATGTTAAAAGGAGAAATTACttaa